The following are encoded together in the Thermomonas brevis genome:
- a CDS encoding DUF2782 domain-containing protein, with product MRIALPLALTLALAACATASPEDMLAKDAVPATRTEANGDVVTEYRVGERLTMVKVVPQRGPAYYIYDRNGDGVVNDADANGGPMTYYKLFSW from the coding sequence ATGCGCATCGCCCTTCCCCTCGCCCTCACCCTCGCGTTGGCCGCCTGCGCCACCGCCTCGCCGGAAGACATGCTGGCGAAGGACGCCGTGCCGGCCACGCGCACCGAAGCCAATGGCGACGTGGTCACCGAGTACCGCGTCGGCGAACGGCTGACGATGGTCAAGGTGGTGCCGCAGCGCGGCCCGGCGTATTACATCTACGACCGCAACGGCGACGGCGTGGTCAACGACGCCGACGCCAACGGCGGGCCGATGACCTACTACAAGCTGTTCAGCTGGTAA
- a CDS encoding phospholipase D-like domain-containing protein yields the protein MPLALPPAVVHALPLLHAAAVATGLLLYVALTHSGRQRRSPASAMAWVIALIAFPYMALPVYLLFGTRKLAHARAADDPPPSAQGGDAAWAAALTRGLDLPPARRCASIVLDTEGPRALQSLLALLDGATRSIDIEMFIFRDDVVGLPVAEALARARARGVAVRVLLDGVGAFAGRRRSLRMLREAGAAIRWFSPLRLRPQFARDNLRDHRKLVIVDDRALWSGGRNLAREYFLDAPDAPAWHDLSVVVEGGIVIDAIAGFARDWAMAGGEPAPAPPAAPAAADGPLAQLLPSGPDRRDDTAYDLFLSAIHRADARVLLATPYFVPDDALQLALVLAARRGVQVELVLPAQSNHALANIARERSLRELAAAGARIRLLPRMLHAKALVIDAGFASCGSINFDGRSLFLNYELNVLFHDAAQTDALAGWFAMRRAESSVYLARAPGWWRDVGEGLVRSVGFQL from the coding sequence ATGCCGCTCGCGCTTCCGCCCGCCGTCGTCCATGCGCTGCCGCTGCTGCACGCGGCGGCGGTGGCGACCGGCCTGCTGCTGTACGTCGCGCTGACCCATTCCGGCCGCCAGCGGCGTTCGCCCGCGTCGGCGATGGCGTGGGTGATCGCGCTCATCGCCTTCCCCTACATGGCGCTGCCGGTCTACCTGCTGTTCGGCACCCGCAAGCTGGCGCACGCGCGCGCCGCCGACGATCCGCCGCCGTCCGCGCAGGGCGGCGATGCCGCATGGGCAGCGGCGCTGACGCGCGGGCTGGACCTGCCGCCCGCGCGCCGCTGCGCCTCGATCGTCCTCGACACCGAAGGCCCGCGCGCACTGCAGTCGTTGCTCGCGCTGCTGGACGGCGCGACCCGCAGCATCGACATCGAGATGTTCATCTTCCGCGACGACGTCGTCGGCCTGCCGGTGGCGGAGGCGCTGGCGCGCGCCCGCGCGCGCGGCGTGGCGGTGCGCGTGCTGCTGGACGGCGTCGGCGCGTTCGCGGGGCGTCGCCGGAGCCTGCGCATGCTGCGCGAGGCGGGCGCGGCGATCCGCTGGTTCTCGCCGCTGCGGCTGCGCCCGCAGTTCGCCCGCGACAACCTGCGCGACCACCGCAAGCTCGTCATCGTCGACGACCGCGCGCTGTGGAGCGGCGGCCGCAACCTCGCCCGCGAATACTTCCTCGATGCGCCGGATGCGCCGGCGTGGCACGACCTCAGCGTGGTCGTCGAAGGCGGGATAGTGATCGACGCCATCGCCGGCTTCGCCCGCGACTGGGCGATGGCCGGCGGCGAGCCCGCGCCCGCGCCGCCTGCCGCACCCGCTGCTGCCGACGGCCCGCTGGCGCAGCTGCTCCCCAGCGGCCCCGACCGCCGCGACGACACCGCCTACGATCTTTTCCTGAGCGCGATCCACCGCGCCGACGCGCGCGTGCTGCTGGCCACGCCCTACTTCGTCCCCGACGACGCCCTGCAACTGGCGCTGGTGCTGGCCGCACGGCGCGGCGTGCAGGTCGAACTGGTGTTGCCGGCGCAGTCCAACCACGCACTGGCCAACATCGCCCGCGAACGCAGCCTGCGCGAACTCGCCGCCGCCGGCGCGCGGATCCGCCTGCTGCCGCGGATGCTGCATGCCAAGGCGCTGGTGATCGACGCCGGCTTCGCCAGCTGCGGCTCGATCAACTTCGACGGCCGCAGCCTGTTCCTGAACTACGAACTCAATGTGCTGTTCCACGACGCCGCGCAGACCGACGCGCTGGCCGGGTGGTTCGCGATGCGGCGAGCCGAATCGTCGGTCTATTTAGCGCGCGCACCGGGATGGTGGCGCGACGTGGGCGAAGGGCTGGTACGGTCGGTGGGGTTCCAGCTGTAG
- the uvrD gene encoding DNA helicase II, whose translation MDVSHLLDGLNPAQREAVSAAPGHYLVLAGAGSGKTRVLTHRIAWLHEVFGVPLHGILAVTFTNKAAGEMRWRIAAQLGGEPRGAWIGTFHGIAHRLLRLHWQEAKLPEGFQVLDSDDQLRLVKRVAQQLELDDGQFPPRQIAWWINAQKDEGRRPQHIQPAANDPWNDALLRAYAAYQERCERAGLVDFAELLLRAHELLRDNPALLAHYRHRFGQILVDEFQDTNAIQYGFVRLLAGDSGQVFVVGDDDQAIYGWRGAKVENVQRFLRDFPGAQTIRLEQNYRSSANILNAANAVIAHNDDRLGKRLWTDAGEGETIDLYAAYNEMDEAAYVVDRIAQWVRDGGSHGDAAILYRSNAQSRAFEEELLKRQIPYRVYGGMRFFERAEIKDALAYLRLLANRDDDAAFERAVNTPVRGIGDRTLDEIRRTAREHRESLWRASRRLCEHSALAARARNAVAGFLQLIDTLAGETASMPLAEKTDHALARSGLRVHYENESRGQQDSRTDNLDELVSVASRFVRGDEEDAASMPELIAFLAYAALEAGEGQAQAGEDGVQLMTLHSAKGLEFPLVFLVGLEEGLFPNMRSAEEPGRMAEERRLAYVGITRARQQLVLCHAESRRIHGSDMYGLPSRFLREIPKSLLREIRPKPQATFARGGFAQQPRRDFGHAPLEAPPIRLGANVRHPKFGTGFVTDVEGSGAHARVQVNFDEVGSKWLVMAYANLTPA comes from the coding sequence ATGGATGTCTCCCACCTCCTCGACGGGCTGAACCCGGCCCAGCGCGAGGCCGTTTCCGCCGCGCCCGGCCACTACCTCGTGCTGGCCGGCGCGGGCTCCGGCAAGACCCGCGTCCTCACCCACCGCATCGCCTGGCTGCACGAGGTGTTCGGCGTGCCGCTGCACGGCATTCTCGCCGTCACCTTCACCAACAAGGCGGCGGGCGAGATGCGTTGGCGCATCGCCGCGCAGCTGGGCGGCGAACCGCGCGGCGCGTGGATCGGCACCTTCCACGGCATCGCCCATCGCCTGCTGCGCCTGCACTGGCAGGAAGCGAAATTGCCGGAAGGCTTCCAGGTGCTGGACAGCGACGACCAGCTGCGGCTGGTCAAGCGCGTGGCGCAGCAGCTCGAACTCGACGACGGCCAGTTCCCGCCGCGCCAGATCGCCTGGTGGATCAACGCGCAGAAGGACGAGGGCCGCCGCCCGCAGCATATCCAGCCCGCCGCGAACGATCCGTGGAACGACGCGCTGCTGCGCGCCTACGCCGCCTATCAGGAGCGCTGCGAACGCGCCGGCCTCGTCGATTTCGCAGAACTGCTGCTGCGCGCGCACGAACTGCTGCGCGACAACCCGGCGCTGCTGGCGCACTATCGCCACCGCTTCGGCCAGATTCTGGTCGATGAGTTTCAGGACACCAATGCAATCCAGTACGGCTTCGTGCGCCTGCTCGCGGGCGACTCCGGGCAAGTGTTCGTGGTTGGCGACGACGACCAGGCCATCTACGGTTGGCGCGGCGCGAAGGTGGAGAACGTGCAGCGCTTCCTGCGCGACTTCCCCGGCGCGCAGACCATCCGCCTCGAACAGAACTACCGCTCCAGCGCCAACATCCTCAACGCGGCGAACGCGGTCATCGCCCACAACGACGACCGCCTCGGCAAGCGCTTGTGGACGGACGCCGGCGAAGGCGAAACCATCGACCTGTACGCCGCCTACAACGAGATGGACGAAGCCGCCTACGTGGTGGACCGCATCGCCCAGTGGGTGCGCGACGGCGGCAGCCACGGCGACGCCGCGATCCTCTACCGCAGCAACGCGCAGTCGCGCGCGTTCGAAGAGGAACTGCTGAAACGGCAGATCCCGTACCGCGTCTATGGCGGCATGCGCTTCTTCGAGCGCGCCGAAATCAAGGACGCGCTGGCCTACCTGCGCTTGCTCGCCAACCGCGACGACGACGCGGCGTTCGAGCGCGCGGTCAACACGCCCGTGCGGGGCATCGGCGACCGCACGCTGGACGAGATCCGCCGCACCGCGCGCGAACACCGCGAATCGCTGTGGCGCGCCTCGCGCCGGCTGTGCGAACACTCGGCGCTGGCCGCGCGCGCGCGCAACGCCGTGGCTGGCTTCCTCCAACTGATCGACACGCTGGCCGGTGAAACCGCCAGCATGCCGTTGGCGGAAAAGACCGACCACGCGCTGGCGCGCTCCGGCCTGCGCGTGCACTACGAAAACGAATCGCGCGGCCAACAGGATTCGCGCACCGACAACCTCGACGAATTGGTGTCGGTCGCCTCGCGCTTCGTGCGCGGCGACGAGGAAGACGCCGCGTCGATGCCGGAACTGATCGCCTTCCTCGCCTACGCCGCGCTAGAAGCCGGCGAGGGGCAGGCGCAGGCGGGCGAGGACGGCGTGCAGCTGATGACCCTGCACAGCGCCAAGGGACTGGAGTTCCCGCTGGTCTTCCTCGTTGGTCTGGAAGAAGGGCTGTTCCCCAACATGCGCTCGGCGGAAGAGCCGGGCCGCATGGCCGAGGAGCGCCGCCTCGCCTACGTCGGCATCACCCGAGCCCGCCAGCAGCTGGTGCTGTGCCACGCCGAATCGCGCCGCATCCACGGTAGCGACATGTACGGCCTGCCGTCGCGCTTCCTGCGTGAAATCCCGAAATCTCTACTGCGCGAAATCCGTCCGAAGCCGCAGGCCACCTTCGCACGCGGCGGCTTCGCCCAACAGCCGCGCCGCGACTTCGGTCACGCCCCGCTGGAAGCCCCGCCGATCCGCCTCGGCGCCAACGTCCGCCACCCCAAGTTCGGCACCGGCTTCGTCACCGACGTGGAAGGCAGCGGCGCGCACGCGCGCGTGCAGGTGAATTTCGATGAGGTGGGCAGCAAGTGGCTGGTGATGGCCTACGCGAATCTGACGCCGGCGTGA
- a CDS encoding TIGR00645 family protein — translation MTQTADRPPMTPDPNSRLRPLPTLIFASRWLQLPLYLGLIVAQGVYVVLFLKELWHLIHGAVSLSEQDIMLLVLGLIDVVMISNLLMMVIVGGYETFVSRMQLENHPDQPEWLSHVNASVLKVKLAMAIIGISSIHLLKTFIEAGTLGGLPLCGGVDAAAAAALATTAAKTCTKVTSTGVMWQTIIHCVFILSALGIAWTDKVMTASAGKREHAAH, via the coding sequence ATGACCCAGACCGCCGACCGCCCGCCGATGACGCCCGACCCCAATTCCCGCCTGCGCCCGCTGCCCACGCTGATCTTCGCCTCGCGCTGGCTGCAGCTGCCGCTCTACCTCGGCCTGATCGTGGCCCAGGGCGTCTACGTGGTGCTGTTCCTGAAGGAACTGTGGCACCTGATCCACGGCGCGGTCAGCCTGAGCGAGCAGGACATCATGCTGCTGGTGCTGGGCCTGATCGACGTGGTGATGATCTCCAACCTGCTGATGATGGTGATCGTCGGCGGCTACGAGACTTTCGTCTCGCGCATGCAGCTGGAGAACCATCCCGACCAGCCGGAATGGCTGAGCCACGTCAACGCCAGCGTGCTCAAGGTCAAGCTGGCGATGGCGATCATCGGCATCTCCTCGATCCACCTGCTCAAGACCTTCATCGAAGCCGGAACGCTGGGCGGCTTGCCGCTGTGCGGCGGCGTCGATGCGGCCGCCGCGGCGGCGCTCGCCACCACCGCCGCCAAGACCTGCACCAAGGTCACCTCCACCGGCGTGATGTGGCAGACCATCATCCACTGCGTGTTCATCCTGTCCGCGCTGGGCATCGCCTGGACCGACAAGGTGATGACCGCCAGCGCCGGCAAGCGCGAGCACGCGGCGCACTGA
- a CDS encoding sugar MFS transporter, producing MAHQQTRWSQFGVLITVFFFWGFVAASNDILIPVFQKAFNLSHTQSQLVSFAFYIAYTVGSLIYFGVSKSVGSDLLNRIGYKNGICVGLLISALGTLLFYPAANSGSFALMLSGLFIVGLGFSLQQIAANPLAIVMGNPATGAQRLTMAGGVNNFGTTIGPLLVSVAIFGSVATGNTEASIESVKTPYLVLGAAFVLVALFIKFSSVPNHIDLEEVARDEAEDSSKLAHRRSAFAYPQLVLGMIAIFLYVGVEVSTGAHLPAYMRENLGVETASVAPYVSLYWASLMIGRWTGAAGAFEIGSGAKKMLTLILPFIAFGVFLAVNAILRHEVAQFYGYAGVIVLMIAATLLSRGNPARMLLYFALCGIAALLIGMFSDGNASAVAFISSGLFCSTMWPCIFALAIAGLGRHTNQGSSLLIMMIMGGALVPLLQGLLADAVGIHMSFWVGVICFAYLAFYALRAAGILKAQGIDLDKLTAEGGH from the coding sequence ATGGCCCACCAGCAAACACGTTGGTCGCAGTTCGGCGTCCTCATCACGGTGTTCTTCTTCTGGGGCTTCGTCGCCGCCAGCAACGACATCCTGATCCCGGTCTTCCAGAAGGCCTTCAATCTCAGCCACACCCAAAGCCAGCTGGTGTCATTCGCGTTCTACATTGCCTACACCGTCGGTTCGCTGATCTATTTCGGCGTGTCCAAATCGGTCGGCAGCGACCTGCTGAACCGGATCGGCTACAAGAACGGCATCTGCGTGGGCCTGCTGATCTCGGCACTGGGCACGCTGCTGTTCTATCCGGCGGCCAACAGCGGTTCGTTCGCGCTGATGCTCTCTGGCCTGTTCATCGTCGGCCTCGGCTTCTCGCTGCAGCAGATCGCCGCCAACCCGCTGGCGATCGTGATGGGCAACCCGGCCACCGGCGCGCAGCGGCTGACCATGGCCGGCGGCGTCAACAATTTCGGCACCACCATCGGCCCGCTGCTGGTCAGCGTGGCGATCTTCGGCAGCGTCGCCACCGGCAATACCGAGGCCAGCATCGAAAGCGTCAAGACGCCTTATCTGGTGCTGGGCGCGGCGTTCGTGCTGGTGGCGCTGTTCATCAAGTTCTCGTCGGTGCCCAATCACATCGACCTGGAGGAGGTGGCGCGCGACGAAGCCGAGGACAGCTCGAAGCTGGCGCACCGGCGCTCCGCCTTCGCATATCCGCAGCTGGTGCTGGGGATGATCGCGATCTTCCTGTACGTCGGCGTCGAAGTGTCCACCGGCGCGCACCTGCCGGCGTATATGCGCGAGAACCTCGGCGTGGAAACGGCCTCGGTTGCGCCCTATGTGTCGCTGTACTGGGCCAGCCTGATGATCGGCCGCTGGACGGGCGCGGCGGGTGCGTTCGAGATCGGCTCCGGCGCGAAGAAGATGCTGACGTTGATCTTGCCGTTCATCGCGTTCGGTGTCTTTCTCGCGGTGAACGCCATCCTTCGCCATGAAGTGGCGCAGTTCTACGGCTATGCGGGCGTGATCGTGCTGATGATCGCGGCCACCCTGCTCAGCCGCGGCAACCCGGCGCGGATGCTGCTGTACTTCGCGCTGTGCGGGATCGCCGCGCTGCTGATCGGCATGTTCAGCGACGGCAATGCCAGCGCCGTGGCCTTCATCAGTTCCGGCCTGTTCTGCAGCACGATGTGGCCGTGCATCTTCGCGCTGGCGATCGCCGGTCTGGGCCGCCACACCAATCAGGGCAGCAGCCTGCTGATCATGATGATCATGGGCGGCGCGCTGGTGCCTCTGCTGCAAGGCCTGCTGGCGGATGCGGTGGGCATCCACATGAGCTTCTGGGTCGGCGTGATCTGCTTCGCCTACCTCGCGTTCTACGCGCTGCGCGCTGCCGGCATCCTCAAGGCGCAGGGCATCGACCTGGACAAGCTGACGGCGGAAGGCGGGCACTAA
- a CDS encoding cupin-like domain-containing protein yields MLPQIDPTPIHEVPAHTPLEAVLSSSRPAVIRGLVSGWPLVAASHSGDEQAVAYLKRYANDALPAIATVAPPQARFFYDDDFRGFNFRREPVALTAALNTLLRDRVRADAPTIYLGATTCETFLPGLCADNPLDLGGRDALASIWIGNRSRVPAHQDLPDNLACVAAGRRRFLLFPPEQLPNLYVGPLDVTPAGQPVSLVDPLAPDLERFPRYAEAMRHAQTAILESGDALFIPSMWWHHIEALEPFNVLVNYWWRSAPAYMDAPVNALMLAILCLRDLPPEQRAAWQETFRHYVFEFDAERVAGHIPEHARHVLSALDADKAANLRAHLLRNLQKQDAAQG; encoded by the coding sequence ATGCTGCCGCAGATCGATCCCACTCCCATCCATGAAGTTCCAGCGCATACGCCGCTGGAAGCGGTGCTGTCGTCGTCGCGGCCTGCGGTGATCCGCGGACTGGTGTCGGGGTGGCCGCTGGTGGCTGCCAGCCACAGCGGTGACGAGCAGGCGGTGGCCTATCTCAAGCGCTACGCCAACGACGCGCTACCGGCCATCGCCACCGTCGCGCCGCCGCAGGCGCGATTCTTCTACGACGACGACTTCCGCGGCTTCAATTTCCGCCGCGAGCCAGTGGCGCTGACGGCCGCGCTCAACACCCTGTTGCGCGACCGCGTGCGTGCCGACGCGCCCACCATATATCTCGGCGCGACCACCTGCGAGACCTTCCTGCCGGGGCTGTGCGCCGACAATCCGCTCGACCTCGGCGGGCGCGACGCGCTGGCCAGCATCTGGATCGGCAACCGCAGCCGCGTTCCCGCGCACCAGGACCTGCCGGACAACCTGGCTTGCGTCGCCGCCGGCCGTCGCCGTTTCCTGCTGTTCCCGCCTGAGCAACTGCCCAACCTCTACGTCGGTCCGCTGGACGTCACGCCCGCCGGCCAGCCGGTGAGCCTGGTGGATCCGCTGGCACCCGACCTCGAACGCTTCCCGCGTTACGCCGAAGCCATGCGGCATGCGCAGACGGCGATACTGGAATCGGGCGACGCGCTGTTCATCCCGTCGATGTGGTGGCACCACATCGAGGCGCTGGAGCCGTTCAACGTGCTGGTCAACTACTGGTGGCGCTCGGCGCCCGCGTACATGGACGCACCGGTGAACGCGCTGATGCTCGCCATCCTGTGCCTGCGCGATCTGCCGCCGGAGCAGCGCGCGGCCTGGCAGGAAACCTTCCGCCACTATGTGTTCGAGTTCGATGCCGAACGGGTCGCCGGCCACATCCCCGAACACGCGCGCCACGTGCTGAGCGCGCTCGATGCCGACAAGGCCGCGAATCTGCGAGCGCACCTGCTGCGCAACCTGCAGAAACAGGACGCGGCGCAGGGCTGA